A window of Candidatus Obscuribacterales bacterium contains these coding sequences:
- a CDS encoding shikimate dehydrogenase: protein MTKICGTTQLLGVIGYPIAHTLSPAMHNAAIAHLGVDYVYLPFAIAPEQLAVAIAGFEAMGVQGFNVTIPHKQAIIPLLTTVTADARAVGAVNTVCRTADGWLGTNTDVLGFMAPLRERSQGSASETVVILGNGGAARAVVAGCDQLGYRQICVVGRSADKGREFMESWRSVPLTARISVHTWDDLPQLLPSATLVVNATPLGMHPQEDRSPLSRTDLQHLPAGAIVYDLIYTPNPTRLLSEAREVGAIALDGLEMLVQQGAAALELWIGQPAPVDMMRRTLKDALGLP, encoded by the coding sequence ATGACAAAGATTTGTGGTACGACTCAACTGCTCGGTGTGATTGGCTATCCCATTGCCCATACCTTGTCGCCAGCGATGCATAATGCTGCGATCGCTCACCTAGGGGTGGACTATGTCTATCTGCCTTTTGCCATTGCGCCGGAGCAGTTGGCGGTAGCGATCGCGGGCTTTGAGGCGATGGGGGTGCAAGGATTCAATGTCACCATTCCCCACAAGCAGGCGATTATACCGTTGCTCACCACTGTGACCGCCGATGCGCGGGCGGTGGGGGCTGTGAACACGGTTTGCCGCACGGCAGACGGTTGGCTGGGCACCAATACCGATGTGTTGGGCTTTATGGCTCCCCTGCGAGAGCGATCGCAGGGGAGTGCCTCAGAAACGGTGGTCATTCTCGGGAATGGTGGGGCGGCGCGGGCGGTGGTGGCCGGCTGCGATCAGTTGGGCTATCGCCAGATTTGTGTGGTGGGACGCAGTGCCGACAAGGGTCGAGAGTTTATGGAAAGTTGGCGATCGGTGCCCCTCACGGCCCGGATTTCTGTACATACCTGGGACGACCTGCCCCAGCTTTTGCCCTCTGCCACCCTGGTGGTGAATGCGACGCCCTTGGGGATGCATCCCCAGGAGGATCGCTCTCCCCTCAGCCGGACGGATCTGCAGCATTTGCCCGCTGGAGCCATTGTGTATGACCTGATCTATACTCCCAACCCCACCCGGCTGCTCTCAGAGGCGAGAGAGGTAGGGGCGATCGCTCTAGATGGTTTGGAAATGCTGGTGCAGCAGGGGGCAGCGGCTTTGGAACTATGGATTGGTCAACCGGCCCCGGTGGATATGATGCGACGGACGCTGAAAGATGCTCTGGGCTTACCTTAA